The Henningerozyma blattae CBS 6284 chromosome 6, complete genome genomic interval TTAACCGTTTTATTCGTCCtcattttgtttttcaatgTCAACCATGCTACCTGCTACCAATATTGGCGCCCCCAAGGATTCAACCATGAACAATAACAACACTACttcaaatgcaaatgctAATACTTCTACTACCACTACAAACACATCTAACGTAAACAGTAATAGTCCGAAATTAGATGAATTGTTAGAAGCTATTAAATTGGAATTCTCTCAACTCTCACAAGAAGCAAATACTTATAGAttacaaaatcaaaaagatTATGATTTGAAGACTAATAGAAACTTGGCAGAAATGCAACAGATTAGAAACACAGTttatgaattagaattgaCTCATAGAAAGATGAAAGATGCATATGAAGaacaaattaaacaattgaaGTTGGAATTGGATCAGAAGGAAAAACAGTTGACCTCATTGTCAAGTTTAGCTAATCGTCAAGCTGCTACTAATGCTAATGCAAACTCAAACACGGCAAATAACACTCCTTCAACAACTAACGCTAGTATTAACAACGTGGCTCCTCAACCTCCTCAAATCCCAATGCCTCAACAGACCACCATTACTCAAACTCAAGCTTTACCACAAGCTGTTCCTTCAATGAATGGTAATGCTCCAGGTGTCACAACTAATTCTAACCAACAGTTAAACACTTTACCTCAACCTCAACAAACTCAGCAACAACAATCCCAACAACAGCAAgctcaacaacaacaacaacagcagcAACAATTACAACAATTACAACAGGTTCAACAAGCCCAATtacagcaacaacaacagcaacaactCCAAGCTGCTCAACAATCCCCTCaattacaacaacaatCTCCACAAATTCAACAACAAACTACTTTACCACCAACCCAAATCCCTGTTCAAATCCAACCTCCTACAGCCTCTTCTACCACTATCCCCGGTCAATCTAcaatggaaaataatattcaaccAAATATGAATCAACAGCAACAATCTCCTCAAGTAATGGCtgttaaagaaaataatacagCTTCCCAATTGCCACAAGCTTCACCTTCAAATCATTTAGTGCCATATAATCAACGTGCTAACCATCACAAACAAATTCctccatttttattagatttagaTCCAAAAAATGTTGTTGATGCCTTTAAAAAAGTCACTGATGATTATTATGTGTTATTCAACCCTGACTTGCCAAAGAGTTTAGATGTTGATTTACATCTATCTCTAAGCCATCCTTCTGTCGTATGCTGTGTGAGATTTAGTAATGATGGCCAATTTCTAGCCACAGGTTGTAATAAAACAACAAGGGTTTATAAAACTTCCACAGGTGAATTGATTGCCACTTTATTAGTTGATCCACAATCTTCAAATAACTCCAATAGTGAACAACAAACAAACCCTGAATCTTCTGATCTATACATTAGATCTGTTTGTTTCTCTCCAGATGGTAAATTTTTGGCTGCCGGTGctgaagataaattaattagaaTTTGGGACATTACAACAAAACAAATtgtaatgatattaaaaggTCATGAGCaagatatttattcattagATTATTTCCCAAGCGGTGAAAAATTAGTCTCTGGTTCTGGTGATAAAACTGTGAGAATATGGGATCTAAGAACGGGTCAATGCTCCTTAACTTTATCAATAGAAGATGGTGTTACTACAGTCTCAAGCTCTCCaaataatggtaaattTATTGCTGCTGGTTCGTTGGATCGTTCTGCAAGAATATGGGATACTGAAACCGGGTTCTTGTTAAAGAGATTAGATTCTCAAACTGATTTACAAAACGGTCATAAGGATTCAATTTATAGTGTTTCATTTACCAAAGATGGTAAAAAACTAGTATCCGGCTCCTTAGATAGATCTGTCAAGTTATGGAATTTAGAtacaacaaataataattcaaatgaaaGTTGTGAAGTTACTTTTATTGGTCATAAGGACTTTGTCTTATCAGTTACAACTTCTCAAAACGATGAATATGTTTTATCGGGTTCAAAAGATCGTGGTGTTTTGTTCTGGGATACAAATTCTGGTAATCCTTTACTAATGTTGCAAGGTCATAAGAATTCAGTAATATCTGTTGCTGTCGCAAATGGTCAACCATTGGGTCCAGAATTTGGCGTCTTTTCTACTGGTAGTGGTGATTTCACAGCCAAGATTTGGAGATATaggaaaataatagataGCAAAAAAATGGAAGAAAATTGATTGATTAACTAACTAAAGTTGATTTATGAATACTactaatgataataatactaataatattaatagttgttaaaaaaattatttgatcttCTCTTGATTTCGTCCTcatcattttatttttttttctcttttccATCGTCTCACTACACCttatttttgttgtttCCAATATCTTCTGTGctatgtatttttttcaccataccttattattttcttttttatatttgtcaatttcaattctaaATTAGTTTGTTTTACTCTAACTACACTTtactatatttttatctcaAATCTTCACCTCATTCTACTTCTCTTTATTtctttctaaattattccTTATCGTCTCATTTACTACTATTaaagaatcaaaatataatccacgtatatta includes:
- the TBLA0F04240 gene encoding WD repeat TUP1 family protein (similar to Saccharomyces cerevisiae TUP1 (YCR084C); ancestral locus Anc_6.363); the protein is MSTMLPATNIGAPKDSTMNNNNTTSNANANTSTTTTNTSNVNSNSPKLDELLEAIKLEFSQLSQEANTYRLQNQKDYDLKTNRNLAEMQQIRNTVYELELTHRKMKDAYEEQIKQLKLELDQKEKQLTSLSSLANRQAATNANANSNTANNTPSTTNASINNVAPQPPQIPMPQQTTITQTQALPQAVPSMNGNAPGVTTNSNQQLNTLPQPQQTQQQQSQQQQAQQQQQQQQQLQQLQQVQQAQLQQQQQQQLQAAQQSPQLQQQSPQIQQQTTLPPTQIPVQIQPPTASSTTIPGQSTMENNIQPNMNQQQQSPQVMAVKENNTASQLPQASPSNHLVPYNQRANHHKQIPPFLLDLDPKNVVDAFKKVTDDYYVLFNPDLPKSLDVDLHLSLSHPSVVCCVRFSNDGQFLATGCNKTTRVYKTSTGELIATLLVDPQSSNNSNSEQQTNPESSDLYIRSVCFSPDGKFLAAGAEDKLIRIWDITTKQIVMILKGHEQDIYSLDYFPSGEKLVSGSGDKTVRIWDLRTGQCSLTLSIEDGVTTVSSSPNNGKFIAAGSLDRSARIWDTETGFLLKRLDSQTDLQNGHKDSIYSVSFTKDGKKLVSGSLDRSVKLWNLDTTNNNSNESCEVTFIGHKDFVLSVTTSQNDEYVLSGSKDRGVLFWDTNSGNPLLMLQGHKNSVISVAVANGQPLGPEFGVFSTGSGDFTAKIWRYRKIIDSKKMEEN